The following are encoded in a window of Megalops cyprinoides isolate fMegCyp1 chromosome 16, fMegCyp1.pri, whole genome shotgun sequence genomic DNA:
- the zgc:153018 gene encoding transmembrane protein 179 → MELDRRLLLAHCTVYTLSVLAGLMVVIPLALNGSDFKGRCALFTQGFWRLENRTSVGEDSEGVARLVVQEWGPPAACQFATFVGVFTVIYCAAQGWRSLFYLHRRHDDTLFSAFLTLLLSLCVLFLSGGTSVSLSLGLLSWCRTVTENNRRLYSCGEVQSVPMYLDVDTSSFYTELTCAQASLWCVTVLWLAHAILSFLRLYHSHSQQIRGPCLSREKELLLGCSPPKHTLPHPHPHLHPQEAPSVFI, encoded by the exons ATGGAGCTAGATCGGCGACTGTTGCTAGCTCACTGCACTGTCTACACACTTTCCGTCCTCGCTGGGTTAATGGTGGTGATCCCGCTCGCTCTGAACGGATCGGACTTCAAAGGGCGGTGCGCGCTATTTACGCAAGGGTTCTGGCGGTTGGAGAATCGTACCAGCGTCGGGGAGGACTCAGAAGGAGTGGCGCGGTTGGTTGTGCAGGAGTGGGGGCCGCCTGCCGCATGCCAGTTCGCTACATTTGTCGGGGTGTTCACGGTGATCTACTGCGCGGCGCAGGGTTGGCGGAGCCTGTTTTACCTGCATCGACGGCATGACGA CACCCTGTTCTCAGCGTTCTTGACGCTACtgctgagtctgtgtgtgttgtttctCTCCGGTGGCACAAGCGTCTCCCTCAGCCTGGGTCTGCTCTCATGGTGCCGTACCGTCACCGAAAATAACAGGCGGTTATACAG TTGTGGAGAGGTCCAGTCTGTTCCCATGTACTTGGATGTGGACACTTCTTCTTTCTACACTGAACTCACGTGTGCACAG GCTTCTCTCTGGTGTGTGACGGTGCTTTGGCTGGCTCATGCCATCCTGTCCTTCCTCCGCCTCTACCACTCCCACAGCCAGCAGATCAGGGGCCCATGCTTGTCCAGAGAAAAGGAGCTGCTGCTAGGGTGCTCCCCGCCAAaacacaccctgccacacccacacccccacctgcaCCCACAGGAGGCACCTAGCGTCTTCATCTAA